One genomic region from Cetobacterium sp. 8H encodes:
- the radA gene encoding DNA repair protein RadA, whose protein sequence is MAKAKSFYVCGECGYKTIKWMGKCDNCGEWGTFEEEIEIPASSAKSIKSSSTSMVNLQEKVVSFANVQLEKNFRYKTTISEFDRLLGGGLVKGEVVLITGSPGIGKSTLLLQTAKEYTVYGDVLYVSGEESPAQIKSRGERLGIDSKDLYLMSETDIQGIYEYVITRKPKIVIVDSIQTLYNSEVDSIPGTPTQIRECTLKIIELAKKNEVSFFIVGHITKDGKVAGPKLLEHMVDAVFHFEGEEGLFYRILRSLKNRFGSTNELAVFSMEDTGIHEVKNSSEFFLSERDEKNIGSMVVPVLEGTKVFLLEIQTLLTDCTIGIPKRIVQGFDRNRMQILTAIAEKRMGLHLGMKDLFINIPGGLSINDPAADLGALISIVSLYKNVAISQKIAAIGELGLRGEIRKAFFVDRRLRELEKLGFKGVYVPEANRKEIEKNSYKLKIIYLKNLEEFLERMSKDE, encoded by the coding sequence ATGGCCAAGGCAAAGAGTTTTTACGTTTGTGGAGAATGTGGATATAAGACAATAAAGTGGATGGGTAAGTGTGATAATTGTGGTGAGTGGGGAACTTTTGAAGAAGAGATAGAGATTCCTGCAAGTTCAGCAAAATCAATAAAGTCATCATCGACTTCAATGGTAAATCTTCAGGAAAAGGTTGTCTCTTTTGCTAATGTTCAATTAGAAAAAAACTTTAGATACAAAACTACGATATCGGAATTTGATAGGCTTTTAGGTGGAGGATTGGTAAAAGGTGAGGTTGTTTTAATAACAGGAAGTCCTGGGATTGGAAAATCTACACTTCTTTTACAGACAGCTAAAGAGTATACTGTTTATGGGGATGTTTTATACGTCTCTGGAGAGGAATCACCTGCTCAAATAAAGTCTAGAGGTGAAAGATTAGGAATAGATTCAAAAGATCTTTATCTTATGTCAGAAACTGATATTCAAGGCATATATGAATATGTAATAACAAGAAAACCCAAAATAGTTATTGTAGATTCAATTCAAACACTTTATAATTCAGAAGTGGATTCAATTCCAGGAACTCCAACTCAAATAAGAGAGTGCACTTTAAAAATTATTGAATTGGCTAAGAAAAATGAAGTTTCATTTTTTATAGTTGGTCATATTACAAAAGATGGGAAAGTTGCAGGGCCAAAACTTTTAGAGCACATGGTTGATGCTGTTTTTCATTTTGAAGGTGAAGAGGGGTTATTTTATAGAATTTTGAGAAGTTTAAAAAATAGATTTGGTTCAACAAATGAATTAGCGGTATTTAGCATGGAGGATACGGGGATTCATGAAGTTAAAAATTCGTCTGAGTTTTTTTTAAGTGAAAGAGATGAAAAAAATATAGGAAGTATGGTTGTACCTGTTTTAGAAGGAACCAAAGTTTTTCTATTAGAGATACAAACACTTTTGACAGACTGTACAATAGGGATACCGAAAAGAATTGTTCAGGGATTTGATAGAAATAGAATGCAAATATTAACTGCTATTGCTGAAAAAAGAATGGGACTTCATTTGGGGATGAAAGATTTATTTATAAATATCCCAGGTGGTTTATCAATCAATGACCCAGCAGCAGATTTAGGAGCACTCATATCGATAGTTTCCTTGTATAAGAATGTTGCTATAAGTCAAAAGATAGCAGCTATCGGTGAACTTGGACTGAGGGGAGAGATAAGAAAAGCCTTTTTTGTAGATAGAAGATTAAGAGAGCTTGAAAAGCTTGGATTTAAAGGTGTTTATGTTCCTGAAGCCAACAGAAAAGAGATTGAAAAAAACAGTTATAAACTGAAAATAATATATTTAAAAAATTTAGAAGAATTTTTAGAAAGGATGAGTAAAGATGAATAA
- the disA gene encoding DNA integrity scanning diadenylate cyclase DisA, producing MNNTQFLDILSLLAPGTKLREGIYNVLDGEMGALIVVGLDSEVQKIMDGGFEINCEYTPEKLFELCKMDGAIIIDSDITRIHSANVHLQPSMRFSTNESGTRHRTAQRVAKQTDKLVIAISERKKVVTIYKGEMKHRLRSTPDLMGEASQGLNTLERYRFVLDRALGNLTILELDDLVTLYEVTVVLQRFEKVTRIFQEMSTYMTELGVDGRLVKLHLNDLIQDIENEKEDFLKDYWNDVNSNFDMDEITDRLSKLTDDELKELEKLSSILDYGKTYSALGNRVTPKGYRILDKITKLTKRDIDKIVNTYGNLSKIQEASTEELLEIKGISKFKIKAIQTGLKRLKVTVELEK from the coding sequence ATGAATAATACACAATTCTTAGATATCCTTTCTCTTTTGGCTCCAGGGACAAAGTTGAGAGAGGGGATATACAATGTTTTAGATGGAGAGATGGGAGCTTTAATAGTTGTCGGACTAGATTCAGAAGTTCAAAAGATAATGGATGGGGGATTTGAAATTAATTGTGAATATACTCCTGAAAAATTATTTGAATTATGTAAGATGGATGGAGCAATAATAATTGATTCTGATATAACTAGAATCCATTCAGCGAATGTACATCTTCAACCGAGTATGAGATTTTCAACAAACGAGAGTGGGACAAGACACAGAACAGCTCAAAGAGTAGCAAAACAAACAGATAAACTTGTCATAGCTATATCTGAAAGAAAAAAAGTAGTAACAATATATAAAGGTGAAATGAAGCATAGATTGAGAAGTACACCAGATCTTATGGGAGAAGCTTCACAAGGATTAAACACTTTAGAACGTTATCGTTTTGTACTAGATAGAGCTTTAGGAAATCTAACGATATTAGAGCTAGATGATCTAGTAACTTTATATGAGGTAACAGTAGTTTTACAGAGATTTGAAAAAGTCACAAGAATATTCCAAGAGATGAGTACTTATATGACTGAACTAGGTGTTGATGGAAGATTGGTAAAACTTCATTTAAACGATTTAATTCAAGATATTGAAAATGAAAAAGAGGACTTCTTAAAAGATTACTGGAATGATGTAAACTCTAATTTTGATATGGATGAAATAACTGATAGACTATCGAAATTAACAGATGATGAATTGAAAGAATTAGAAAAATTATCATCTATTTTGGATTATGGAAAAACATATTCTGCTTTAGGAAATAGAGTAACACCTAAAGGGTATAGAATTTTAGATAAAATTACAAAGCTTACGAAAAGGGATATAGATAAAATAGTTAATACCTATGGAAATCTTTCGAAAATTCAAGAGGCTTCAACAGAAGAACTTTTAGAAATAAAAGGGATCAGTAAATTCAAAATAAAAGCTATTCAAACAGGCCTAAAAAGACTTAAAGTTACTGTTGAATTGGAGAAATAA